From a region of the Rhipicephalus microplus isolate Deutch F79 chromosome X, USDA_Rmic, whole genome shotgun sequence genome:
- the LOC119175793 gene encoding uncharacterized protein LOC119175793 isoform X1: MLSARMASSSSVKELPPGDPNLTASIVSHLKSRGLFDKLRRDCLGDVDTKPAYLNLKQRIEGYITKFLSTQTWTPDMNKNHVRDIMRREINESGMLSAGMDHLVDQIVNPKIYHVFTPEVEDGVRQYLGLSSEKDLSAQQQPAAQKDFINQPPPPQTPALPPLPPKSEFSIDETTQDVPSSCSPKAYTEALMPDGLMDSSSEHQLMIVTESNEHTQDVPVELPAETAESYELCDTSAEPVDNAPIETSELSAPRPVDSLESDMQAISQGGSANDRHVTKDVELPSSLNNIKSDPLKKEAIGNKFDSKDTGVVAGMTKVKTVGKDKKEKKMDSVKGKESSSHSGRSDLHSKCSTSKNTSNPSKSKIQKSNKCDSKESKDVVKERDKCSISQNKGSSREKTQNNGTDATKDERGERSKLYSSQSSRSKESDIKNEQKRPDDKHRHYSSSQRHDDRKGHNDRHSREDKSRDHSDGRRSHGESRKDKDRSSTRDSSRQNKSSKSSEKHGESSQKERSHERKKKQAHSKQSSSNGKDGETSQKMSSKNVLQTVSRSLFQTVDDASFAEMNASASGSSQQDHADVRHDASLEIPTDVLQENSEENVSCFADQTGAKICESMPGAFSREISLTVNDESSHGPLQLVEAKEAEILRFSYVNDKQLGISGTDLQLVSTDTEKLADRVLLENGEQARSSSYAASLEQEFPTVEDRHETARRKTATETHSPKKKRPRRDASDGHDSDGAWSEVTVSSVHTSDLSSYDDCISVSSADEDDSAASREKKKIPLKEIKKITSSSNEDDDRMSRSETEHCTSDGVVPTAPPIEKAIEQREVPQSAKESQPHCPEPYESSNSAKGLSNSPPTDVSEAMAKPKMGLRRTRKINPKYVSEEFSSIFTAGKRPAGIINFSELAKYRKEKHHDERSSSRTEYRKISREDAPEDTAPAMSCDETDQLSDTSVNDRSRRPTQRPSGSEPRARSESVSSKCYQSSDLYKPRPVIKPGTRRSRPQPGGVDAAAPKKQQGLKVCIGLKRGRASSPGSSRQKRL; this comes from the exons ATG TTGAGCGCAAGGATGGCTTCTAGTTCGAGCGTGAAAGAACTGCCGCCAGGCGACCCCAATTTAACAGCAAGCATTGTAAGCCACTTGAAATCCCGTGGCCTTTTTGACAAATTAAGGCGGGACTGCCTCGGCGATGTCGACACGAAG CCTGCTTATTTGAACCTGAAGCAAAGAATCGAGGGCTACATTACGAAGTTCCTGTCAACGCAAACATGGACTCCTGACATGAACAAAAACCATGTTCGAGACATAATGCGCCGGGAAATAAACGA ATCGGGCATGCTGTCAGCTGGCATGGACCATCTGGTCGACCAGATAGTAAATCCAAAGATATACCACGTGTTCACACCCGAGGTGGAGGACGGCGTGCGTCAGTATCTTGGGTTGAGTTCGGAGAAGGATTTGTCGGCCCAGCAGCAGCCGGCTGCCCAGAAAGACTTCATCAACCAGCCTCCGCCGCCTCAAACGCCGGCCTTACCACCACTGCCGCCAAAGTCTGAATTCAGCATAG ATGAGACAACACAGGACGTCCCTAGCAGCTGCTCCCCCAAAGCATACACAGAAGCCTTGATGCCTGATGGCTTAATGGACTCGTCATCTGAACATCAGCTAATGATTGTGACGGAGAGCAATGAGCATACTCAAGACGTTCCTGTGGAGCTACCAGCTGAGACAGCTGAAAGTTACGAATTGTGTGACACTTCAGCCGAACCTGTTGATAATGCTCCAATTGAGACATCTGAGCTGTCTGCTCCTAGGCCAGTAGACagtctggagtcagacatgcaaGCAATCAGCCAGGGTGGAAGTGCAAATGACAGACATGTCACGAAAGATGTTGAGCTACCCTCGTCATTAAACAACATAAAATCTGACCCATTGAAGAAAGAAGCCATCGGTAATAAATTTGACAGTAAGGATACTGGTGTAGTAGCTGGCATGACAAAGGTCAAGACCGTGggcaaagacaaaaaagaaaagaaaatggatTCTGTGAAGGGCAAAGAATCCAGTTCACATTCTGGAAGATCAGATTTGCATTCAAAGTGTTCTACATCAAAAAATACCTCTAATCCAAGCAAATCGAAAATTCAGAAGTCTAATAAATGTGACAGTAAGGAAAGCAAAGATGTAGTGAAAGAACGAGACAAGTGCAGCATATCTCAAAACAAAGGATCTTCACGAGAGAAAACCCAAAACAATGGGACAGATGCAACAAAGGATGAGCGAGGTGAGCGGAGCAAATTGTACTCAAGTCAATCTAGTAGATCAAAGGAGAGTGACATTAAGAATGAGCAAAAGCGGCCAGATGATAAACATCGTCATTACAGCAGTAGCCAGCGCCATGATGACAGAAAAGGACACAATGACAGGCATTCTCGAGAAGACAAGTCCAGGGATCATTCCGACGGTCGCAGGTCACATGGTGAGAGTAGAAAAGACAAAGACCGCTCTTCCACAAGAGATTCTTCCAGGCAGAACAAGTCAAGTAAGTCATCTGAGAAACATGGTGAAAGTTCTCAGAAAGAGAGAAgccatgaaaggaaaaaaaagcaagctcACAGTAAGCAAAGTTCATCGAATGGCAAAGATGGTGAAACTTCACAAAAGATGTCATCTAAAAACGTTTTGCAAACTGTATCTCGCTCTTTATTCCAAACTGTTGATGATGCATCATTTGCTGAGATGAATGCCAGTGCTTCAGGTTCATCACAGCAAGACCACGCAGATGTTCGTCATGATGCTTCCTTGGAAATACCAACAGATGTTTTGCAAGAAAATTCAGAAGAAAATGTTTCTTGCTTTGCAGACCAGACAGGAGCAAAAATTTGTGAGAGCATGCCTGGTGCATTTTCTCGGGAAATCTCATTAACAGTTAATGATGAAAGTTCCCACGGTCCATTGCAGCTAGTTGAAGCGAAGGAAGCTGAGATCTTGAGGTTTTCTTATGTTAATGACAAGCAGTTGGGTATCAGTGGAACTGACTTGCAGCTGGTGAGTACTGACACAGAGAAACTAGCTGACAGAGTGCTGCTTGAGAATGGTGAGCAAGCAAGGAGCTCTAGCTATGCAGCATCACTTGAGCAGGAATTTCCCACAGTGGAAGACAGACACGAAACAGCCAGAAGAAAG ACTGCTACTGAAACGCATTCGCCAAAGAAGAAGCGACCGAGGCGAGATGCTTCAGATGGTCATGATTCAGATGGTGCCTGGTCCGAGGTGACAGTCAGTTCAGTACATACCAGCGATCTGTCTTCCTATGATGACTGCATCAGTGTGTCTTCGGCAGATGAGGATGACAGTGCTGCATCTAGGGAGAAAAAGAAGATACCACTAAAAGAAA TTAAAAAAATTACAAGCAGCAGTAATGAGGATGATGACCGCATGAGCAGATCTGAAACTGAGCATTGTACAAGTGATGGAGTTGTGCCAACAGCACCACCTATAGAAAAG GCTATAGAACAGCGTGAAGTGCCTCAATCGGCAAAGGAGTCCCAGCCCCACTGCCCAGAACCTTATGAGAGCAGCAACAGTGCCAAGGGACTTTCAAACTCTCCACCCACAGATGTTTCTGAAGCAATGGCTAAACCAAAGATGGGGCTTAGGCGGACCCGTAAAATTAACCCCAAGTATGTTTCAGAAGAGTTCTCATCAATTTTTACGGCAGGCAAGCGACCAGCAGGAATCATAAACTTCAGTGAGCTTGCAAAGTACAGGAAGGAAAAACATCATGATGAACGGTCTTCATCAAGAACAGAATATCGCAAGATTTCTCGGGAGGATGCTCCCGAGGATACGGCACCAGCGATGTCATGTGATGAGACTGACCAGCTTTCAGACACATCAGTTAATGATCGATCACGGAGGCCTACACAGCGACCAAGTGGCAGCGAACCACGAGCTAG GTCAGAATCGGTGTCCTCGAAGTGCTACCAGTCTTCCGACTTGTACAAACCACGACCGGTTATCAAGCCAGGAACTCGGCGCAGTCGGCCTCAGCCAGGTGGAGT
- the LOC119175793 gene encoding uncharacterized protein LOC119175793 isoform X2 — protein MASSSSVKELPPGDPNLTASIVSHLKSRGLFDKLRRDCLGDVDTKPAYLNLKQRIEGYITKFLSTQTWTPDMNKNHVRDIMRREINESGMLSAGMDHLVDQIVNPKIYHVFTPEVEDGVRQYLGLSSEKDLSAQQQPAAQKDFINQPPPPQTPALPPLPPKSEFSIDETTQDVPSSCSPKAYTEALMPDGLMDSSSEHQLMIVTESNEHTQDVPVELPAETAESYELCDTSAEPVDNAPIETSELSAPRPVDSLESDMQAISQGGSANDRHVTKDVELPSSLNNIKSDPLKKEAIGNKFDSKDTGVVAGMTKVKTVGKDKKEKKMDSVKGKESSSHSGRSDLHSKCSTSKNTSNPSKSKIQKSNKCDSKESKDVVKERDKCSISQNKGSSREKTQNNGTDATKDERGERSKLYSSQSSRSKESDIKNEQKRPDDKHRHYSSSQRHDDRKGHNDRHSREDKSRDHSDGRRSHGESRKDKDRSSTRDSSRQNKSSKSSEKHGESSQKERSHERKKKQAHSKQSSSNGKDGETSQKMSSKNVLQTVSRSLFQTVDDASFAEMNASASGSSQQDHADVRHDASLEIPTDVLQENSEENVSCFADQTGAKICESMPGAFSREISLTVNDESSHGPLQLVEAKEAEILRFSYVNDKQLGISGTDLQLVSTDTEKLADRVLLENGEQARSSSYAASLEQEFPTVEDRHETARRKTATETHSPKKKRPRRDASDGHDSDGAWSEVTVSSVHTSDLSSYDDCISVSSADEDDSAASREKKKIPLKEIKKITSSSNEDDDRMSRSETEHCTSDGVVPTAPPIEKAIEQREVPQSAKESQPHCPEPYESSNSAKGLSNSPPTDVSEAMAKPKMGLRRTRKINPKYVSEEFSSIFTAGKRPAGIINFSELAKYRKEKHHDERSSSRTEYRKISREDAPEDTAPAMSCDETDQLSDTSVNDRSRRPTQRPSGSEPRARSESVSSKCYQSSDLYKPRPVIKPGTRRSRPQPGGVDAAAPKKQQGLKVCIGLKRGRASSPGSSRQKRL, from the exons ATGGCTTCTAGTTCGAGCGTGAAAGAACTGCCGCCAGGCGACCCCAATTTAACAGCAAGCATTGTAAGCCACTTGAAATCCCGTGGCCTTTTTGACAAATTAAGGCGGGACTGCCTCGGCGATGTCGACACGAAG CCTGCTTATTTGAACCTGAAGCAAAGAATCGAGGGCTACATTACGAAGTTCCTGTCAACGCAAACATGGACTCCTGACATGAACAAAAACCATGTTCGAGACATAATGCGCCGGGAAATAAACGA ATCGGGCATGCTGTCAGCTGGCATGGACCATCTGGTCGACCAGATAGTAAATCCAAAGATATACCACGTGTTCACACCCGAGGTGGAGGACGGCGTGCGTCAGTATCTTGGGTTGAGTTCGGAGAAGGATTTGTCGGCCCAGCAGCAGCCGGCTGCCCAGAAAGACTTCATCAACCAGCCTCCGCCGCCTCAAACGCCGGCCTTACCACCACTGCCGCCAAAGTCTGAATTCAGCATAG ATGAGACAACACAGGACGTCCCTAGCAGCTGCTCCCCCAAAGCATACACAGAAGCCTTGATGCCTGATGGCTTAATGGACTCGTCATCTGAACATCAGCTAATGATTGTGACGGAGAGCAATGAGCATACTCAAGACGTTCCTGTGGAGCTACCAGCTGAGACAGCTGAAAGTTACGAATTGTGTGACACTTCAGCCGAACCTGTTGATAATGCTCCAATTGAGACATCTGAGCTGTCTGCTCCTAGGCCAGTAGACagtctggagtcagacatgcaaGCAATCAGCCAGGGTGGAAGTGCAAATGACAGACATGTCACGAAAGATGTTGAGCTACCCTCGTCATTAAACAACATAAAATCTGACCCATTGAAGAAAGAAGCCATCGGTAATAAATTTGACAGTAAGGATACTGGTGTAGTAGCTGGCATGACAAAGGTCAAGACCGTGggcaaagacaaaaaagaaaagaaaatggatTCTGTGAAGGGCAAAGAATCCAGTTCACATTCTGGAAGATCAGATTTGCATTCAAAGTGTTCTACATCAAAAAATACCTCTAATCCAAGCAAATCGAAAATTCAGAAGTCTAATAAATGTGACAGTAAGGAAAGCAAAGATGTAGTGAAAGAACGAGACAAGTGCAGCATATCTCAAAACAAAGGATCTTCACGAGAGAAAACCCAAAACAATGGGACAGATGCAACAAAGGATGAGCGAGGTGAGCGGAGCAAATTGTACTCAAGTCAATCTAGTAGATCAAAGGAGAGTGACATTAAGAATGAGCAAAAGCGGCCAGATGATAAACATCGTCATTACAGCAGTAGCCAGCGCCATGATGACAGAAAAGGACACAATGACAGGCATTCTCGAGAAGACAAGTCCAGGGATCATTCCGACGGTCGCAGGTCACATGGTGAGAGTAGAAAAGACAAAGACCGCTCTTCCACAAGAGATTCTTCCAGGCAGAACAAGTCAAGTAAGTCATCTGAGAAACATGGTGAAAGTTCTCAGAAAGAGAGAAgccatgaaaggaaaaaaaagcaagctcACAGTAAGCAAAGTTCATCGAATGGCAAAGATGGTGAAACTTCACAAAAGATGTCATCTAAAAACGTTTTGCAAACTGTATCTCGCTCTTTATTCCAAACTGTTGATGATGCATCATTTGCTGAGATGAATGCCAGTGCTTCAGGTTCATCACAGCAAGACCACGCAGATGTTCGTCATGATGCTTCCTTGGAAATACCAACAGATGTTTTGCAAGAAAATTCAGAAGAAAATGTTTCTTGCTTTGCAGACCAGACAGGAGCAAAAATTTGTGAGAGCATGCCTGGTGCATTTTCTCGGGAAATCTCATTAACAGTTAATGATGAAAGTTCCCACGGTCCATTGCAGCTAGTTGAAGCGAAGGAAGCTGAGATCTTGAGGTTTTCTTATGTTAATGACAAGCAGTTGGGTATCAGTGGAACTGACTTGCAGCTGGTGAGTACTGACACAGAGAAACTAGCTGACAGAGTGCTGCTTGAGAATGGTGAGCAAGCAAGGAGCTCTAGCTATGCAGCATCACTTGAGCAGGAATTTCCCACAGTGGAAGACAGACACGAAACAGCCAGAAGAAAG ACTGCTACTGAAACGCATTCGCCAAAGAAGAAGCGACCGAGGCGAGATGCTTCAGATGGTCATGATTCAGATGGTGCCTGGTCCGAGGTGACAGTCAGTTCAGTACATACCAGCGATCTGTCTTCCTATGATGACTGCATCAGTGTGTCTTCGGCAGATGAGGATGACAGTGCTGCATCTAGGGAGAAAAAGAAGATACCACTAAAAGAAA TTAAAAAAATTACAAGCAGCAGTAATGAGGATGATGACCGCATGAGCAGATCTGAAACTGAGCATTGTACAAGTGATGGAGTTGTGCCAACAGCACCACCTATAGAAAAG GCTATAGAACAGCGTGAAGTGCCTCAATCGGCAAAGGAGTCCCAGCCCCACTGCCCAGAACCTTATGAGAGCAGCAACAGTGCCAAGGGACTTTCAAACTCTCCACCCACAGATGTTTCTGAAGCAATGGCTAAACCAAAGATGGGGCTTAGGCGGACCCGTAAAATTAACCCCAAGTATGTTTCAGAAGAGTTCTCATCAATTTTTACGGCAGGCAAGCGACCAGCAGGAATCATAAACTTCAGTGAGCTTGCAAAGTACAGGAAGGAAAAACATCATGATGAACGGTCTTCATCAAGAACAGAATATCGCAAGATTTCTCGGGAGGATGCTCCCGAGGATACGGCACCAGCGATGTCATGTGATGAGACTGACCAGCTTTCAGACACATCAGTTAATGATCGATCACGGAGGCCTACACAGCGACCAAGTGGCAGCGAACCACGAGCTAG GTCAGAATCGGTGTCCTCGAAGTGCTACCAGTCTTCCGACTTGTACAAACCACGACCGGTTATCAAGCCAGGAACTCGGCGCAGTCGGCCTCAGCCAGGTGGAGT